TCAGCGGATTGTCTGTTGTCATGCTTATTCCCCAGATAGTTTTGCCGCATGGCGCTACGCTTGTCCGGCCTACAGTCTCAGGCCGCGCCATCCGGCACGCCTTATTTTTTATTTGGAATCTGACTGGTATTCATACTCGTAATAGCCATAATCCTGGTAGCCCGTCGCCCGGCGGAAAATGGAGTTGAGAATGACGCCTTTGACCTGAATGCCATTCTGGTCAAAACGGCTCAGACTGGTTTCCACCTCTTTTAAGGTGTTGACGGCATAACGCGCCACCATCAGCGTCGTCCCGGCGTGGCGACCCACAATCGCGGCGTCCGTCACGGCCAGAATCGGCGGCGTGTCGATTAATACCAGATCGTAGCGGCTGCTTGCCCAGGCGATCAGCTCGCCGAAGCGCTCGCTCATCAGCAGTTCCGATGGATTAGGCGGCACCTGACCGCGCGGAATAAGATCAAAATTAGCGATCGCCGTGGGTTTCGCGCAGGAGGCTATCTCGCCTTTGCCCGCCAGAATGTCAGATAAGCCGTCCACGTTATTGGTGCCGAGCAGTTCATGGGTGTAGCCCTTACGCATATCGCAGTCGATCAGTAATACCCGTTTATGCGTCTGGCTGATGACGGCCGCCAGGTTGGCGCAAACAAAGGTTTTGCCGATAGAGGGACTGACGCCTGTGAGCATGAGTACATTATTTTGCGCCTGCATCATGGCGAAATGCAGGCTGGTGCGCAGGCTGCGAATCGCCTCAATCGCCAGATCGGTCGGATTGCCCACCGCCAGCAGTTGGCTCTGCTTGTAACGCTTAATTCCTTTAATGGTTTTGACGCTATCGCGCGCTTTTTGCCATTCCGACAGCGGAATACTGGCATAGACGCTGATCCCGTGCTCCTCCAGCGCCTGCGGGCTTTCGATACCGCGATTAAACAGCGAGCGCAGCAGCACGCCGACAATCGATAACATTAATCCCAGAATAATGCTGCCGAGAATAATCAACGCCTTTTTCGGCTTCAGCACGCCCGGCTGGGTAATCGCCGGGTCAACGATGCGCACGTCGCCAACGGTGCTGGCTTCGGTGATTTTCAGCTCCTGCTGTTTATTAAGCAGTTGCATATAGACCTGCTGGCCGGACTCCACATCGCGGGTCAAACGCACAATCTCCTGCTGGGTTTTCGGCATTGCCGTCACCCGCCCGTTCAGTTTGGCTTTTTCATCTTCCAGCGCTTTACGTTTTTCCAGCAGGGTGCGGTAAGCCGGATGCGCTTTGGTAAAGAGCTTGGAAATTTCCGCCTCTTTAAACGTCAACTCATTCAACTGGGCGTCGATATTAACCATCGAATCGAGCACCGCCTTCGCCTCCAGCGGTAAATCCACCGAGTCTTTATCCTGGCGGAAAGCGTTTAGCTTGTTTTCCGCCACATCCAGACGGCTGCGGACTTCCGGCAGTTGTTTTGCCAGAAACGCCAGGCTCTTCCCCGCCTCTTCAGATTTCCGCGCAATATCCTGTTGCAGATAGTTACGGGTAATACTGTTGAGAATTTCGCGGATCTGGTCGCGATCCTCTCCCGTGAACGTCAGGCTCAGAACGCCGGTATCTTTGCCGGTTTCCGTTACGGTGAGGTTATTTTGCAGGTTATTAATCATGCCAAGCGTTGAGAATTTACTCACCGTAAATTCTGTATCAGGACGGGCGTCAATCGCCTCTACCCGCATCGTCACGCCGTCTTTATTGAGTGGCTGGCCCACAACGCCCTGCGCGCTAAATCCGCCGTCGCTAACCAACTGATAACGTTTGTCGCCCAGCACTTTGAGGGTGAAGATCTGTCCGCTCATCGTCTCTGGTCGGGTGAATGTCGTGACTTTCACCATTTCATTGTGACGTCCCATCAGCCGTTCCCACCCGGCGCCGAACAGCGGAAAGGTGTTTTTGGTGACGGCAATATCCAGATCCAGATCGTCAACGGTCTTCCCCAGCACCAGGCGCGATCGAATGAGCTGAATTTCCGCATCGGAAGCCGGCGGCTTATTCGCTAATGCGCTATTGATATCCTGTACCAGCGAATTACCGGCGTTTTGTTCAATCTGTACCAGCGCATCGGCGCTATAGATGGGCGTGGCGAAGAACGTATAAATTACCGCGCACAGCGCAAATATGGCCGTCGTCCCCAACACCCACCAACGCGCTTCAATCACCGTTCCGACCAGGCGCCCGATATCGATTTCATCGCTACCCGTAACCGCCGCAGATTGTTTTGCTTTTTCTGTCATGGTTTTCCCTGCTCTGCATTCAGTGCCTGCGCCCACTGGCGGGCAGACCTTTCCAGTAATGTGTACACCGCCTCAAACGCATCGCGGCTTTTGCGATACGGGTCCGGTATTTCACGCTCGCTGTCCCAGTGACCAAACAGCATTACCTTGCCGCGCATTTCCGGCGCAATGTCGCACAGGGCGGCGATGTGACGTTTCTCCATCGTCAGAATCAGGTCATATTCCCGGCACAGACGCGCGGAAATTTGCCTTGCGCAGTGATTTTCCAAAGACAGATCGTGGGCGCTCGCCACGCTCGCCGCCGCAGGATCGGCGCCTTTGCCGACCAGTGCGCCTAATCCTGCGGACGCAACCGTCAGCGAGGGATGAAAGCGTTTTAGCAAACGTTCCGCCGTCGGGGAACGGCAAACATTCCCCACACAGACCACTAAGATTTTGTTAAACATAACGATTACCAGGAATGAATGTCGCTGGCCGTATCCGTCATATAACGGACACCGCTAATGGTTGGCAGCAACTGATTGATCAGACGGTTCCAGCGAGCAACCGGCGCGGTCGTGACGTACACCACATCGTAAGGCTGAAGTCGGAATTCCGTCGCCATCACCAATGACGTGGCGTCAGACATATCAAGCTGGTAGATATTGGCGATCTTGCCGCCGCGTCCCCCCTCGCCTTTCAACGGACGAATCACAAAAATGCCGCTGGCGTTGGAGGTGGTCAGATCAATGCCTTCCGCATTGCCTAATGCTTCGGTGAGCGTCATGCCGCT
This DNA window, taken from Salmonella enterica subsp. enterica serovar Typhimurium str. LT2, encodes the following:
- the wzc gene encoding putative tyrosine-protein kinase (colanic acid export; similar to E. coli orf, hypothetical protein (AAC75121.1); Blastp hit to AAC75121.1 (732 aa), 87% identity in aa 13 - 732); this encodes MTEKAKQSAAVTGSDEIDIGRLVGTVIEARWWVLGTTAIFALCAVIYTFFATPIYSADALVQIEQNAGNSLVQDINSALANKPPASDAEIQLIRSRLVLGKTVDDLDLDIAVTKNTFPLFGAGWERLMGRHNEMVKVTTFTRPETMSGQIFTLKVLGDKRYQLVSDGGFSAQGVVGQPLNKDGVTMRVEAIDARPDTEFTVSKFSTLGMINNLQNNLTVTETGKDTGVLSLTFTGEDRDQIREILNSITRNYLQQDIARKSEEAGKSLAFLAKQLPEVRSRLDVAENKLNAFRQDKDSVDLPLEAKAVLDSMVNIDAQLNELTFKEAEISKLFTKAHPAYRTLLEKRKALEDEKAKLNGRVTAMPKTQQEIVRLTRDVESGQQVYMQLLNKQQELKITEASTVGDVRIVDPAITQPGVLKPKKALIILGSIILGLMLSIVGVLLRSLFNRGIESPQALEEHGISVYASIPLSEWQKARDSVKTIKGIKRYKQSQLLAVGNPTDLAIEAIRSLRTSLHFAMMQAQNNVLMLTGVSPSIGKTFVCANLAAVISQTHKRVLLIDCDMRKGYTHELLGTNNVDGLSDILAGKGEIASCAKPTAIANFDLIPRGQVPPNPSELLMSERFGELIAWASSRYDLVLIDTPPILAVTDAAIVGRHAGTTLMVARYAVNTLKEVETSLSRFDQNGIQVKGVILNSIFRRATGYQDYGYYEYEYQSDSK
- the wzb gene encoding putative protein-tyrosine-phosphatase (colanic acid export; similar to E. coli probable protein-tyrosine-phosphatase (AAC75122.1); Blastp hit to AAC75122.1 (147 aa), 83% identity in aa 1 - 146), with translation MFNKILVVCVGNVCRSPTAERLLKRFHPSLTVASAGLGALVGKGADPAAASVASAHDLSLENHCARQISARLCREYDLILTMEKRHIAALCDIAPEMRGKVMLFGHWDSEREIPDPYRKSRDAFEAVYTLLERSARQWAQALNAEQGKP